The sequence GAGCACCCAGACCCACGTCGCCACCCCGGGCACCCACCCGTGGACGATGACCGCGGCGCCGGTCGCCTCGATGGCCAGCACCACCGAGATCAGGGCCCAGTAGAGCCAGCCCACCGTGAAACCGGCCCAGCTTCCGAGCGCCCGCTCGGCATGGGCCGAGAACGACCCCGAGGCGGGCAGGGCGACGGACATCTCGCCCATCATGCGCATCACCAGGACCGCCAGCAGCCCGGCGGCCAGGAAGCTGATGAGCACACCCGGCCCGGCGAGGGCGATCCCCGCGCCGGACCCCACGAACAGGCCGGCGCCGATCGCTCCGCCGAGGCCGATCATGGTCAGATGCCTGGTGCCCAGCCCGCCCGGCCGCCGGGACGGCGGGGCGTCGGCTGCGGTGGCGGGCCTGTTCTTCGTCGGACTCGACATGACTGTGTCCCTGTCCCTGCGATCAGTTGACGTAGACGGGCTTGAGCAGTTGGTCGGCCGACTCCAGCGCCGACAGGACGTCCTCGCGCCGCTCGCCGCGGGCGAGGACGAGGACGAAGCAGGAGACGGGGTTCTCCGGGTACTTGATCACCACGTGGTCGCCCGGGGCCGCCATCCACCGCAGCGCCACGACCCCCGGCAGCGCCTCGGCCTCCGCGACGCCCTCGAAGCCGGCCAGCTCCCCGGTGCGGTCGGCGAGCACGGGGGTGAACCCGGCCGGTGTCGGGTTCTCCTTGCCGGTGAAGTCCACGGGCTCGCCCAGCACGGCACGCAGGTACTCCCGCGGCCCCCACACACCGGTGGACTCCCGGATCGACTCCTGGACGAAGGCGTTGGTGCCGCCCAGCCGCCCGTTGACCTCGATGATCTTCGGGCCGGACGGAGTGAGCCGCACCTCCACATGCGCGCCCCCCACCGTCGCGCCCAGCGCCCTGAGCGCGTCCACGGCCGTGGTGATCAGCGCCTTCTGGTCCACCTCCGGCAGCTGGGACGGCGTGGCGTACGCGCCCTCGATGAAGTGCGGCTCGGCGAAGGGGTAGGGCTTGTCGTGGATGGCCAGCAGCCGGTACTCACCACCGCCGTAGACGAAGTCCAGTGCGAATTCGTCGCCCCGCACGTACTCCTGGACCAGCACCCCCTCGGCGTCCGGATAGGCGTAGACCCGCGCCACGTTCGGCACCGAGTACCCGTCCTCGGAGAACGAGTCGCGTCCGTAGATCCCGCTGATGTTGTCGAAGGCGGCCTTCAGCTCCGCCTCGTCGGCCACCTTGGTCACCCCCTGACTCGCGCCGCTGGCCTGCGGCTTGAGCACCAGCGGGTAGGACAGCTCCCCGGCCACCGCGAGGGCCTCGGCCCGCGTCCGCACCACACGGGTGGCCGGTGTGGGCACCCCCGCCTCGTCCAGCCGGCGGCCCGTCTCGTACTTGTCCCGCATCGCCCGCACGGCCTCCTGCGAGTTGCCGGGCAGGCCCAGCTCGGCGGCGACCCGGGCGGCGACATGGAGCGAGCCCTCGTGGAACGTGGCCACGGCGTCGATCCGGCCGCCGCCGGCCAAGTGGCCACGCACCGCGGCGAGTACGGCCTCCTCGTCGAACTCGTCCACGGGCAGGTGGACGTCGTGGAGACCGCCGTCGGCCGGCGGTACGGCGTTGGCGAGGACGACCCGCAGACCCAGCGCGCGCGGGGTGGACAGCAGATCGGGATTGGCCGACGACGCGATGAGCAGCAGCGTCCGGGACTCGGACATGGTTTCCTCCGTTGTTGTTGAGACCCGTGAGGTTGTTGACACTCTGGTGCTCCGGTCAGGAGCGGCGCGCGCGGACACGCAGTGCCCCGGGCAGCGGATCGAGGGCGCGGCGGCACGCGGCGGCGTCCTCCCCGACCGCGAGACCGAGCGCCAGCGGGTCGCCCGCCCCGGACCCGGCGGGGGGACGGGCCGGCTCGCCGGGGCGGGCGAGGATTTCCGTCCCCCAGACACCCGCGGGCAGGGCCGGGACGTCGAACTCGACGCTCGCCGGCGTGATGTCCCGCGCCGGATAGAGGAGCCGGGCACCGGCAGCGCACCGCCGGCGCGGCGCGAGATCCGGTACGCCGCCACCGGCGAGCACCGCACGGGCACGGTCCAGGTCCGTGCCCGTGGCCAGCTGCCCGGCCCGCAGGACGAGCGCCCCTTCCCGCACCCGTGCGATCCGTACGCCCTGGAGCTCCCCGCCCTTCAGCCGCAGGACCGTCGCGGTGATCCCGCGGCCGGGCCCCGTACCGCCGTGCATGGCGCGGACGAGCCCGGACACGTCCGGCCGGCCGAGCAGCGGGTCGGACGCCTCGACCACGTAACCGCGGAACGGATCGCGCCCGCCGGCGTGCTCGGGGTGTGCGACGAACACGGGGGAGACCCGCCCGTCGCACACCACCGAGACGACCAGGACCAAGGGGTGCTCGTCGTTCTCCGGCCACTGCTCCCCGCCCGCGGGCAGCAGCGCGGGCCACCGCCCGCTCATGGCGAGCCGACCCCCTGCATCCGGCGGCGGTCCTCCAGCGTCCGTACGGACACCGTGGCCGCCACCACGGAGGCCCTCATCGCACCGAGGGCCTCCCGTGCCAGCTCCAGCGGCGCGCCCTCGCCGGAACCCTCCCTGACCGCCTCCGCGGCGACCGCGATCATCTGGGCTCCCTCGACGGCGGCGACGATGGCCGAGTCCAGGGCGTCGCCGCTGTCGGTCACCTCACGGAGCTCGGCCAGCAGACCACCGAGCAACTGCGCCGTCGCCGTCATGCCAGCGGCCGCCTGCTCGGGTGCCGCTCGGGCAGCTCGCGGCCGGGCTTCGTCAGGAGGAGGTCCCCGATGTAGAGGTGGTCCAGCTCGGTGTTGAGGAACGTGCGCACCGCGTCCCGGGGCGTCTCCACGATGGGCTCCCCGGCGTCGTTGTACGAGGTGTTGAGCACCAGCGGCACCCCGGTCAGCTCGCCGAAGCGGGAGATCAGCTCGTGGTAGCGGGCGTTGACATCGGCCTCCACGGTCTGGACGCGCGCGGTCCCGTCCACGTGGGTGATGGCCGGCACCGTCTCGCGGCGCTGCTCCAGGACGTCGGGGACGAGCAGCATGAACGGGCTGTCGCCCCGCATGTCGAACCACTCGGCCGCCTCCTCGTGGAGCACCGAGGGAGCGAACGGGCGGAAGACCTCGCGGTGCTTGACGACCTGGTTGAGGTAGTCGCGGGAGTCCGGGTGACGGGGGTCGGCGAGCATGCTGCGGTGGCCGAGCGCCCGGGGCCCGATCTCGGAGCCGCCCTGGAACCAGCCGATCAGCCGGTGCCCGGCCAGCAGTTCCGCGACCTCGGCGACGGTCGCCGTCCGCGATTCGAGGCGGTCGCCCTGCTCCCGTACCGCCTGCTCGATCTCCTCGGCCGAGTAGGAGCGGCCGGTGGAGCCGGAGCGCAGCGCGTGCCGCTCGGTGCCGCCGCCGATCGCGTAGTACCCGTAGTAGGCGGCGCCGATGGCGTTGCCCGCGTCACCGGCCGGCGGGAGGATGTAGACCTCGTCGAAGGGGCCCTCGGCGGAGATACGCTGGTTGGCGACGGAGTTGAGGGCGACGCCGCCGGTGATGCAGAGCTTGCTGCGGCCGGTCACCTCGTGCGCGTACCTGGCCAGTTGGAGCACCGCCTCCTCGGTCTCCTGCTGGATCTTGTACGCCACGTCCTTGGCGAACTGCGAGTCCCAGGAGTCCTTAGCGGAGGCGTCGTAGCCGTTGCCGTCGGAGGCGAGCCAGCTCTCCCAGGCCCGCTCCAGGTCCTCGACCCGCGCGGAGACGTTGCCGCCCTTGACGGTGAGCAGCGGGGCCCAGTCGGGGCGCGGCCGGCCGTAGGGGGCCAGGCCCATGGTCTTGCCGGCCTCGGTGTAGCCGCCGCAGCCGAAGTCGCCGAACGTGGGGTGGCCCCAGCGGGTGACGAAGCCGAGCCGGGCGGAGAAGAAGCTGTAGAAGAGGCCGAGCCCGACCTCGCTCCAGTCCTCCGGGAAGGTCTCGGCGTGCACGGCGCGCAGGCCGGTGCCCTCGCCGTCGAAGATGGTGTGCTTCTCGATCCGGCCGGTGCCGGGCACCTTGCTGCCGACCCCGTCGATGACGAGCACGGCGGCGTCCTCGAAGGGCGAGGCCAGGTAGCCGGCGTAGGCGTGGCTCAGGTGGTGCGACGGCATCGGCAGGCTGTGGATCTTGCTCTTGTCCCGGATGGGCAGCTCGCGCAGGATGCGGTCCTCGGCGCCGTCGCTCAGCGGGCGGTTGCCGACGACGATGTCGACGTCGTCGATGCCGATGCCCTCGGCGTCCAGGCAGTAGGTGATGGACTTCATCGGGAGGACCTTCGAGAGCTTCTCGAAGTGACCGTGGATGATGAACCCCTCGGAGTGCTTGAAGCGGTCCAGCCGCTCCTCCTCCACTGCGACGACGACGCGCCCGTCCTTGACCAGGCAGGCGGCACGGTCATGACTCAGGTTGATGCCCAGTACGTACATGTCACGGTCTCCGTATCGTTGGTGGTCCGGTCAGACGAAGTGGCGGCCGGCGTCGACGACGAGCGTCTGTCCGGTGACGGCGGTCCCGGACGCCAGCAGGAACGCGGCGGTGTCGGCGATCTCCCGGGGGTCGACCAGGCGCCGCAACGCGGTGGTGCCGATGATGGTGTCGAGGGCCTGGGCGGGCAGGGACGACGTCATCGCGGAGTCGACCGGCCCGGGGGCGAGTGCGTTGACCCGGACGCCGTGGCGGCCGAGATCGCGTGCGGCGCTGCGGGTGAGGCCGATGAGCCCGGCCTTGCCCGCCGCGTAGGCGGGCCCGAACGCGCCGCCGGTGAGCGCGGCGACGCTGGAGATGTTCAGCACCGCGCCCGAACGGGCCCTCAGCGCGGGCAGGAACAGCTGGATCAGCCGGAACGGCGCGGTGAGGTTGAGCCGGAGGCTCTGCTCCCACTCGTCCGGCGCGATCGCGTCGAACGCCTGGGGACGGGCGCCCCCCGCGTTGTTCACCAGGCCGTCCAGGTGCTCCCAGCGACTGCCCACGGCATCGGCGAGACGCTCCGCGCCGTCCGGGAGGGTGAGGTCGGCCGCGACCGTGAAGACCTCGCGTCCGGCCTCCTTGCCCGCGAGGACCAGCGGCTCGACGGCCGCGGAACCGGTGCGGTACTGAAGGGCCAGGTCGGCGCCCAGATCGAAGAACCGGTGGGCCATCGCGCGGCCGAGGTCACCGGATGCCCCGGTGATCAGCACACGTTTTCCCTGAAGGGTCATTCCTGCTCTCCGTCTACGGGCACGGCGTAGCCGCGCACTTCGTTGAGGAACTGTCCGATGTATCCGTCGTGCGGCAGGTAGGGGTCCTGCCACCAGCCCGGGACGCGTCCGTGGACGACCGTCCGGATCGTGGGGTCGCCCAGGGCGGCGTCCACCAGCCGGGCGTCCTCGGTGAGCAGCGTCAGGGCCAGGGACCCGGCGAGCGGCGCGATGCCGTCGCCCGGCCGCCAGGGCGCGACCCAGACGCACGGGAACGGGAATTCCGCGGCCAGGGCCGGGTGGTCCGGCCGGTCCACCGCCACCACGGCGGGCCGCAGTACGGCGCCGTCGCCGTCCACGACCGGTGTGGTCTCCGCCCCGTAGTGCCGCCGCGCCAGATCCGGCGCACCCCCGGCCGCCTTCGCGACGGCCGCCCGCAGCGCGTGGGCCTCGGCGGCCGGGCGTACCGGGAGCGCGGCGTCGGCGTGGGTGACGGGCAGTACGGGGAGGGCGGCCAGCCGTCCGGCCAGGGCCTCGGCCAGGGCCCGGTGGTCGCCCGAGGTGAGGACGGCGGTGGTGTTGGTGCAGCGGACGCCGCCGTCGCCGGCGGTCTCCGCTACCAGGTGGTCCAGGAGGGCGTCGTCCACCGGGCCGTCGACCAGGATCTTGCTGCGGCCCGGACCGCGGACCAGCACCCGGTCGTTGCCCCGCAGCCGGGCCACGGTGCTCTCGCCGCCGTAGACGAGCCCGAGATCGGCCGCTTCGGTCAGCGAGTCGGCCGCCGCGTGGGGGCCCGCCAGCAGACTGATCCGGCCGGGTTCGAGCCCCGCGTCCAGCAGGGCGTGCACCAGCCGCTGCGGGGTGAAGGGGTCGCGCGCCCCCGGCCGCACCGCGACGCTGTAGCCCAGGGCCAGGGCCTGGAGCCAGGCGATGTGGGTGCCCGGGTGGTTGCTGGGGGCCACGACACCGAGCACCCGCCCGCGCCGCGACCAGCGGGACCGGCCCGAATCCCCGGCGTCCGCGGGGCGTTGGCGCGCCACCACGTCCCCGAGGACGGCCGCGTCCTGCTCCAGGCGGGCCAGCGTGCGCCGGGCGGCCCGTACGGGGACGCCGGAGGCGAGCGCCTGGGCCTCGGCGTACTCCTCGGGGCCGAGCCCGGCGAGGGTGTCCTTGGCGAACCGGCGCCCCGCTTCGGCCAGTACGGCCGCCGACTCCCGCGCCGACGGGGTGCCGGCGGTCGCCCGCATGCGCTTGACGGTCAGCCGGGTCAGGAGCGCGGGCGCTTCGTGGACGGTGGCGAGCGGCGCACCCGTCACGGCCCGCAGGGCACGCGTTTCCCGGGACGGACTCTCTTCTCCTTGGCGGATCAGGGGAATTGACTGCACTGGTGGTCGTCTCCTCCGGTGGACGTCGTGCGTTCCGGGGTCCGGGGTCAGGCCGGCCAGCCCTCGAAGACCACCGCCCGCACCGGAGACGCCTCGACGCCCTCGATCTTCAGCGGGAGGGCGACGAGGTGGCCGACCGGGCCTTCGAGCTGGTCGAGGTTCTGGATGTTCTCCAGGATCGGGATTCCGGCGCCGAGCAGGCGGCGGTGGACCTGGCCGCTGCGGTCGTCGGGGCGCTCGGTGATGCAGTCCATCCCGACCAGGACGGCGCCGTTGTCGATCGCCCAGTCCGCGCCCGAGACGGTGAGGTAGGGCGGCTTGTCCCAGTAGTCCTCGCGGCCGAGGTAGCGGTTGGGGTGATCGGTGCGGATCAGCAGCCGGTCGCCGCGCTGCCACACGCCGTGCAGCGCCTTCTCCAGGTCCTCGCCGGTGACCGGGTCGAGGTCGCGCTTGTACGAGAGGTCGGCGACACAGACCCGGCCGACGAACGTTTCCAGCGGCACTTCGCCGATCTTCTCGCGGTCCTCGAAGAAGTGGTAACCGGACTCCACGTGCGAGCCGTTGTGCGGAAAGATCTTCAGGTCGGAGAAGGTGCGCCCGCCCGCGGCCGGGTCGGTCTCGGGGGTCATGGCCCGGCGGACGGAGAACTTCGGGTACCACGCCGCGTCGTACGCGGGCATTCCCTCGTACCACCCCTGGCTGATGTCGGTCATCTTCACGGCACGCCTCCACGGTCTCGGGTCGATCGCTCGGTTCCCGCTCGGCGCGTTTCGCACCGGGCAGAGCGATTGGAGCATCATTAATCTGAGTTGACAACCCTTATTGACAATCATGGAGTGCGCGGAGAGGATCGGCCCGATCGACAGAGCCCCCGCGCACCACTGCCCCAGGGAAGGCACTCATGATCGTCGTAATGAGCCCGCAGGCGACTCACGAGCAGACAGAGCTCGCGAGCGCCCTACTCAGGGAGAACGGGCTGACACCCGTTCCCGCGAAGGCCGCCGGCGCCACGCTCCTGGTATCCGAAGGCACCGGATCGCCCGAACTCTCCGCTTCCGTCGAGCGGTCGGCCGGCGTGGAGCGCGTGGTGGTCGTGCCCGGAGCCCAGCGCCTCACCAGCCGCACCTACCACCCGGAGGACACCCGGGTGACGGCCGGCGGGCCGGACGGCTCCACGCTCGGCGGCCCCGGATTCCTGGTCATCGCCGGCCCCTGCGCCGTGGAAACCCCGCAGCAGATGTCAACTGTGGTGGATGTCGTGGCCGAGGCCGGTGCGGGCATGCTCCGCGGCGGCGCCTTCAAGCCCCGGACCTCCCCCTACAGCTTCCAGGGGCTCGGCGTCTCGGGACTGGCCCTGCTGGCGGAGCAGCGCATGCGGACCGGGCTGCCGGTGGTCACCGAGGTCGTCGCCCCCGCGGACGTGGAACGCGTCGCCGAGGAGAGCGACATGCTCCAGATCGGCACCCGCAACATGCAGAACTTCGCCCTGCTCCGCGAGGCCGGCGCGTCCGGGCGCCCGGTGCTCCTCAAGCGCGGCATGGCCGCCACGATCGAGGAGTGGCTGCTCGCCGCCGAGTACCTGATGCAGATGGGCAACGGCGACGTGGTGCTGTGCGAGCGCGGCATCCGCTCCTTCGAACGCAGCACCCGCTTCACCCTGGACCTCAGCGCCGTGGCCGAGGCGAAACGGCTCACCCACCTGCCGGTCATCGTCGACCCGAGCCACAGCACCGGTCAGCCCCACCTCGTCGGGCCCATGTCCCTCGCCGCCGCCGCCTGCGGCGCCGACGGCCTGCTGATCGACGTCCACACCAACGCGCGCGGGGCCCTGTGCGACGGGGCCCAGGCCCTGGACGCGCCCCAGTTCACCGAACTGATGGACCGCCTGCGGCCGGTGGTGGAGGCGGTCGGACGCACCCTCGCACGGCCCCGTTCCCGCTCCCTCGCCCAGGTCTGACACCCGCCGGAGGCGCATCACCATGTCCAGCGAAGCGACCGACCTCTTCCGCAGCGGCCTACCGGCACAGGACTTCGTCCGGGCCGCCATGGAGTGGCACTTCAACCCGGCCACCGGCTCACCGTTCTGGGTCAAGCGGGCCGCACAGCTCCCCTTCGACCCACGGAAGGACATCAGCACCTGGGAGGACCTGGACCTCTTCCCCGATGTGAGCGAGGAGTGGCGGGACGTCTCCGTCGACGAACTCGTACCGTCCGGCATCGACCGCGGTGCCGAGGACTTCCAGGTCTTCGACTCCGGGGGCACCACGGGACGCCCCAAGCGCATCGTCGAATCCCGCTCCCGGCGCCAGGGCGTCGACTGGGTCAGCGAGGTACTGGACGACCACGGCGTCCCGGGCGAGGGCGGCGGCCACTGGCTGCACATCGGCCCGACCGGACCGCACATCGTGGGCCGGTCCATCGGACTGCTCGCCCACAAGCGCCAGACCTTCTGCCACTACATCGACTTCGACCCCCGCTGGGTCAAGCGGGCGGCCAAGGAGGGCCGGACGGACGACGTCGTCCGCTACGTCGGACACGTACTGGAACAGGCCCGCGACATCCTGACCACCCAGCCGGTGTCCGTGCTCTTCGCCACCCCTCCGGTCCTGGAGGCCATCGCCGCCCGGGACGACCTCCTGGACCTGGTGCAGCAGCGCGTCCGGGGCATCATCTGGGCCGGCACCAGCATCGGCCCGGAGACCCTGCGCACTCTGGAGGACGAGCTGTTCCCGGACGCGGCCGTCGTCGGCCTGTACGGGAACACCATGATGGGCATCGCCCCGCAGCGCCCCCGCACCCCCGAGGACGGGGACGAACAGTGCGTCTTCATCCCGTACGAGCCCTACAGCCGGGTGCGGCTCGTGGACCCCGAGGCCCCCACCACCGAGGTCGCCTACGGCGAACGCGGGCAGGCGCGGATCAGCCTGCTCTCCCGTGACCTGTTCCTGCCCTGGACCCTGGAGCGCGACTACGCGCTGCGGATCCGGCCGAACGGGGCCTACCCGCAGGACGGCGTCGCCGACGTACGGCCGCTCCCCACGGCCGGTGCGGCGCCCGTCGTGGAAGGGGTGTACTGAGATGGCGACCGACGCCTCCCTGCTGTATCTCGCGGCCCTTCCCGAAGCGGACAGATCGGCCCTCGACCTCGCCTCCAGCCAGGACCTGCTCGGCGTCTGCCGGCGGGCCGTCGACGCCGCCCGGCTGCGCGGGCGTCCCGTGCTGACCAGCTGGGCGATGCCGGTCCCGTACACCGACGCGCTCGACGTGTGGCGCCGCTCCCGGCGCGTGGCGGACCGCGCGATGCTCTGGCGGTCGGCCTGGGACAGTACCTTCCTCGTCGCCGCGGGCACCGCCCACGACCTCTCCGCGGACGGTGAGGACCGCATCGGGGCCGTACGCGCCGCCTGGGCCGAGCTGGCCGACGGCGCGGTGACGGGCGGCGGGCCCACCGCCGAACTCCCCACCGGACAGGGGCCGTTGCTG comes from Streptomyces sp. Mut1 and encodes:
- a CDS encoding ATP-grasp domain-containing protein; this encodes MSESRTLLLIASSANPDLLSTPRALGLRVVLANAVPPADGGLHDVHLPVDEFDEEAVLAAVRGHLAGGGRIDAVATFHEGSLHVAARVAAELGLPGNSQEAVRAMRDKYETGRRLDEAGVPTPATRVVRTRAEALAVAGELSYPLVLKPQASGASQGVTKVADEAELKAAFDNISGIYGRDSFSEDGYSVPNVARVYAYPDAEGVLVQEYVRGDEFALDFVYGGGEYRLLAIHDKPYPFAEPHFIEGAYATPSQLPEVDQKALITTAVDALRALGATVGGAHVEVRLTPSGPKIIEVNGRLGGTNAFVQESIRESTGVWGPREYLRAVLGEPVDFTGKENPTPAGFTPVLADRTGELAGFEGVAEAEALPGVVALRWMAAPGDHVVIKYPENPVSCFVLVLARGERREDVLSALESADQLLKPVYVN
- a CDS encoding carbamoyltransferase family protein, with the translated sequence MYVLGINLSHDRAACLVKDGRVVVAVEEERLDRFKHSEGFIIHGHFEKLSKVLPMKSITYCLDAEGIGIDDVDIVVGNRPLSDGAEDRILRELPIRDKSKIHSLPMPSHHLSHAYAGYLASPFEDAAVLVIDGVGSKVPGTGRIEKHTIFDGEGTGLRAVHAETFPEDWSEVGLGLFYSFFSARLGFVTRWGHPTFGDFGCGGYTEAGKTMGLAPYGRPRPDWAPLLTVKGGNVSARVEDLERAWESWLASDGNGYDASAKDSWDSQFAKDVAYKIQQETEEAVLQLARYAHEVTGRSKLCITGGVALNSVANQRISAEGPFDEVYILPPAGDAGNAIGAAYYGYYAIGGGTERHALRSGSTGRSYSAEEIEQAVREQGDRLESRTATVAEVAELLAGHRLIGWFQGGSEIGPRALGHRSMLADPRHPDSRDYLNQVVKHREVFRPFAPSVLHEEAAEWFDMRGDSPFMLLVPDVLEQRRETVPAITHVDGTARVQTVEADVNARYHELISRFGELTGVPLVLNTSYNDAGEPIVETPRDAVRTFLNTELDHLYIGDLLLTKPGRELPERHPSRRPLA
- a CDS encoding SDR family NAD(P)-dependent oxidoreductase, translated to MTLQGKRVLITGASGDLGRAMAHRFFDLGADLALQYRTGSAAVEPLVLAGKEAGREVFTVAADLTLPDGAERLADAVGSRWEHLDGLVNNAGGARPQAFDAIAPDEWEQSLRLNLTAPFRLIQLFLPALRARSGAVLNISSVAALTGGAFGPAYAAGKAGLIGLTRSAARDLGRHGVRVNALAPGPVDSAMTSSLPAQALDTIIGTTALRRLVDPREIADTAAFLLASGTAVTGQTLVVDAGRHFV
- a CDS encoding aldehyde dehydrogenase family protein, which gives rise to MTGAPLATVHEAPALLTRLTVKRMRATAGTPSARESAAVLAEAGRRFAKDTLAGLGPEEYAEAQALASGVPVRAARRTLARLEQDAAVLGDVVARQRPADAGDSGRSRWSRRGRVLGVVAPSNHPGTHIAWLQALALGYSVAVRPGARDPFTPQRLVHALLDAGLEPGRISLLAGPHAAADSLTEAADLGLVYGGESTVARLRGNDRVLVRGPGRSKILVDGPVDDALLDHLVAETAGDGGVRCTNTTAVLTSGDHRALAEALAGRLAALPVLPVTHADAALPVRPAAEAHALRAAVAKAAGGAPDLARRHYGAETTPVVDGDGAVLRPAVVAVDRPDHPALAAEFPFPCVWVAPWRPGDGIAPLAGSLALTLLTEDARLVDAALGDPTIRTVVHGRVPGWWQDPYLPHDGYIGQFLNEVRGYAVPVDGEQE
- a CDS encoding cyclase family protein, encoding MTDISQGWYEGMPAYDAAWYPKFSVRRAMTPETDPAAGGRTFSDLKIFPHNGSHVESGYHFFEDREKIGEVPLETFVGRVCVADLSYKRDLDPVTGEDLEKALHGVWQRGDRLLIRTDHPNRYLGREDYWDKPPYLTVSGADWAIDNGAVLVGMDCITERPDDRSGQVHRRLLGAGIPILENIQNLDQLEGPVGHLVALPLKIEGVEASPVRAVVFEGWPA
- the aroF gene encoding 3-deoxy-7-phosphoheptulonate synthase, with the translated sequence MIVVMSPQATHEQTELASALLRENGLTPVPAKAAGATLLVSEGTGSPELSASVERSAGVERVVVVPGAQRLTSRTYHPEDTRVTAGGPDGSTLGGPGFLVIAGPCAVETPQQMSTVVDVVAEAGAGMLRGGAFKPRTSPYSFQGLGVSGLALLAEQRMRTGLPVVTEVVAPADVERVAEESDMLQIGTRNMQNFALLREAGASGRPVLLKRGMAATIEEWLLAAEYLMQMGNGDVVLCERGIRSFERSTRFTLDLSAVAEAKRLTHLPVIVDPSHSTGQPHLVGPMSLAAAACGADGLLIDVHTNARGALCDGAQALDAPQFTELMDRLRPVVEAVGRTLARPRSRSLAQV
- a CDS encoding phenazine biosynthesis protein, which codes for MSSEATDLFRSGLPAQDFVRAAMEWHFNPATGSPFWVKRAAQLPFDPRKDISTWEDLDLFPDVSEEWRDVSVDELVPSGIDRGAEDFQVFDSGGTTGRPKRIVESRSRRQGVDWVSEVLDDHGVPGEGGGHWLHIGPTGPHIVGRSIGLLAHKRQTFCHYIDFDPRWVKRAAKEGRTDDVVRYVGHVLEQARDILTTQPVSVLFATPPVLEAIAARDDLLDLVQQRVRGIIWAGTSIGPETLRTLEDELFPDAAVVGLYGNTMMGIAPQRPRTPEDGDEQCVFIPYEPYSRVRLVDPEAPTTEVAYGERGQARISLLSRDLFLPWTLERDYALRIRPNGAYPQDGVADVRPLPTAGAAPVVEGVY